The genomic segment GCCCGTTTTCTGTTCGTCTGGGTCGTCTTCCTGGGCTCGGCCCTGATCATGGGTGAAAGCGGACACCTGGCCGTGCAGTTTCTGCCCGACAAATTCAAGGGTACGCCCCTTGGCTCCGTGCTGGACATCATCATCAATGCCACGGGCTATGTGTTCATCATTCTGCTTTTGACCCAGGGGTGGAAGATGACCTCCATCATGACCTTTCAACGCGCGCCCGGCCTGGATATTCCCATGAGCTGGGTCTATGTCGTCATCCCCGTGAGCAGCGTGCTCATGCTCCTGTACCTGCTCAAGGACACCATCCGCATCGTCAAAAATTTCGGCAAACGCGCCAACAGCCAGGAGGAATAGCATGGAACTTACCCTGCTTCTGGTCTTTCTCGGTCTGACCGCCCTGGGTGTGCCCGTGGCCTTTGCCCTGTGCCTGGCAGCGGCGACCGTTCTTTATTTCTTCATGAACATGCCCCTCGTCATGGTCTCCCAGATGATGTACGCGGGCGTCGATTCCTTTTCCTTCATGGCCGTGCCCTTCTTCATGCTGGCCGGATCGTTCATGTCCGCCGGCGGCGTCACGGCCCGGCTGGTCAACTTCTCCCAGGCCCTGGTCGGCTCCTTCACCGGTGGATTGGCCCAGGCCGTGGCCGTTTCGGGTATGTTCTTCGCGGCCATTTCCGGATCTTCGGCCGCGACCACGGCGGCCCTGGGCTCGACCATGGTCAATGAAATGGAGAAAAAAGGCTATGGCCGGGACTGGGCCACGGGCATCGTGGCCGCCGGCGGCACGGTTGGCATTGTCATCCCGCCATCCATCACACTGGTCGTCTACGGCGTCATCGCCGACACCTCCATCGGCGACCTGTTCGTGGGCGGCTTTCTGCCCGGCCTCCTCATGGGCGCGTCCATGATGCTCGTCAGCTGGTGGCTGGCCAAGAAAAACGGCCTGCAACCGGACGGAACATTCTCGGTCAAGGCCGTGTGGGTGTCGTTCAAGGACTCCTTCTTTGCCCTGATGACCCCGGTCATCATCATTGGCGGCATCTACGGCGGCATCTTCACCCCGACCGAAGCCGCGGCCGTGGCCGCCGTGTATGGCATCTTTGTCGGTATGTTCATCTACAAAGAGCTAAAATTCAAGGACTTCCCCAAGATCATCTTCCAGGCCGTCATCGGCACGACCATCATCATGTTCCTGGTCGGCGCGGCCAACGTCTTTGGCTGGCTTCTGACCAACCTCCAGATTCCGCACCATGTCGGCGCCTTCGTGGCCGGCCTGACGTCCTCGCCCATTGCTTTCCTTCTGGCCATGAACGTGCTGCTGCTGATCATCGGCACCATGGTCAACGCTTCGGGCGCGGTGGTCATCCTGACGCCCATCTTCCTGCCCGTGGCCAAGAGTCTGGGTATCGATCCGCTGTTCTTCGGCGTGCTCATGGTCTGCAATCTGGCCATCGG from the Deltaproteobacteria bacterium genome contains:
- a CDS encoding TRAP transporter large permease, yielding MELTLLLVFLGLTALGVPVAFALCLAAATVLYFFMNMPLVMVSQMMYAGVDSFSFMAVPFFMLAGSFMSAGGVTARLVNFSQALVGSFTGGLAQAVAVSGMFFAAISGSSAATTAALGSTMVNEMEKKGYGRDWATGIVAAGGTVGIVIPPSITLVVYGVIADTSIGDLFVGGFLPGLLMGASMMLVSWWLAKKNGLQPDGTFSVKAVWVSFKDSFFALMTPVIIIGGIYGGIFTPTEAAAVAAVYGIFVGMFIYKELKFKDFPKIIFQAVIGTTIIMFLVGAANVFGWLLTNLQIPHHVGAFVAGLTSSPIAFLLAMNVLLLIIGTMVNASGAVVILTPIFLPVAKSLGIDPLFFGVLMVCNLAIGCITPPVGLDLFVASAITKVPLEKVMKACLPYLYALLASLLLLTLFPPIITILPDLLR
- a CDS encoding TRAP transporter small permease, with amino-acid sequence MDKLLQGVRTVLYGFSVAAMSVMLVIIFAQVMTRYFFGYTPEWSEELARFLFVWVVFLGSALIMGESGHLAVQFLPDKFKGTPLGSVLDIIINATGYVFIILLLTQGWKMTSIMTFQRAPGLDIPMSWVYVVIPVSSVLMLLYLLKDTIRIVKNFGKRANSQEE